The genomic interval GAAAATTTTCTTAGCCACACTTGCGTAATAATAGGTATCATCCCGCAATCTGGTAGACAAGGAGTTCACCGAGGAGAAACAATGGATTTCATCAACCGCTTCATCGCCGCCGTTACACAGATCCATCCCACCCATCCGATGGTCGTGCACTTCCCCATCGCGCTGACCGGCGCCGCCTTCCTCTTCATCCTGCTCGCCTGGTGGAGAAAGAACCCAGCGCTGGAACTCGCCGCCTTTGCGAACATCGCCCTTGCCGCTGTCAGCACCATCGCGGCAGGCGTCACTGGCATGATGGATAACATCAAAAACTACGAAGGCGACGCGCCAAACGCGAGCGTCAAGGTAATGCTTGCCCTGATTTTGCTTGCTCTCACCACCGGCATCAGCATTGTTCGTTATCGCAACCCGCAAATTTTCAGCGCCGGCAACCGCGTCCTCTACACAGCGGCTTACGGCTTAAGTTTTCTCATCGCTTTCACGCTGGCGTTTCTGGGCGGCGTCATCTTATATGGTTTCTAGGAGAACAATGAAAAAAGTTTTGCTCACAATCGTTTTGACGGGAATCCTCGCCGCCTGTGGGGGCCAGCCCACGGACGCGCCCGCTTCACCGCCGACGAGTCAGCCTGCCCCGGCAACTGAGGCGCTTTCCCCTACCGACACCTCCGCGCCCCCAACCGATACCGCCATCCCGACTGTTATCATCCCCACCACGCCGCCAACCGAGGCGGAGAACCAGACCGCCACAGTGAGTTTTTCCAATGAAATCCTCCCCATTCTCGATAGCCGCTGTAAGAACTGTCACGGCGGACGCGAAACCAAAGAGGGATTAAACCTCACCACCTATGCGGCACTCATGGCTGGCTCCGAAAATGGACTCATCCTCACCCCCGGCGACGCCGACAACAGCCTGCTGGCTGAACAGGTGATTACACAAGAAATGCCCAAACGCGGACCGAAGTTGACGCCCCCACAAGTGCAACTCATCGTCGATTGGATCAACCAGGGAGCGTTGGACAACTAGTTTGCGCATGGTATAATCTGCCCGCTTCCACCCAATGGAGAGGTCGCGTAGTCTGGCTTAGCGCGCACGCTTGGAAAGCGTGTAACCCACAAAGGTTCGCGGGTTCGAATCCCGCCCTCTCCGCTGGTAATAAAAAAATCTCCCGAGTACTCGGGAGATTTTTTTATTCAAATCCGTATTACGGCGTTGGCGTTGCGGTAACTTCCACCGCAGACCCGACGTAGAACGCAAAATTATTTGGCGAAACATCTGCCGAGTGACCGGTGGGAACCATGCCTTGCGTTGTCAAAACCGCGAACAACGTAGAGTCTTCCCAATTGCCGTTGCCAAAAATGTTGTTGCCGGTGGCAGTTGCATCCGCGCGCTGTGAGCCCAACTGCATGGCATCGTAGCTGGACAGGTCCAACCCGCCGCTACGCGCTGTGAGCGCCGAGTTATGACACGAGACACACCCAATCGCATTGGCATACCATTGCCCGTTTTCCACAAACAGCGGTTGAATATCCCGATACGTCGCTTCGCAGTCTTTCCCGTTCATATCGGTGAATGGAAAGGCTTCACTTTCAGGGGCGCCTGCCGAAACCCACGCGCCGATCAACTCAGTCGCGGAGACCTGGCATTTATCAAACTCGTCCGCCGCGCCGCCCATGGAAGAATCGACATGGCTGGCGGGAATCAAGGTGGGGACCGGAGTGCGTTCCACAATTTGGCTCGCGCGCGCGCACTCGAAGGAAAACCCGCAAGACCAAAACAACAGGGCGGTGATCCAGACCACCAGCGTTGCAAGAAAGGCGATGATCGTGGTGTAAATTAATTTTCTAACATCATTCATAATCGAAATCCCTATTCTGCAGGTTGTAATGTGCGCAGGAAGTTAACCACATCCCAGCGCTCAGACACGGTCAGGTTTTCGTTCAGAGCGGGCATGCGTCCATCCACGCCATTGGAGATGGTCAGGAACATCGAACCGTCGCTCTTGGATTGCGCAATAGCGGAGGTCAGGTCGGCAGGCTTGAATTGGATAAGAAATGGGGCAACCGGTCCGCTCCCGGCGCCATCCGCGCCGTGACACATTTGGCAGTTGATCGCGAACAATTCCGCGCCGCGCGCCAGGGAGGCGTCATCCGCTATGGTGGGGTTTTCGGGCGCGCCCATGCCGGGGATGACGATCGCCCCTTCTATTGGAACAGATTGACTGGGCGGAGGAAGCGGGTCTTCCATCGCGCGATAGGATGGCTGGATCTCCATGAAGCTGACCCAGTCGATCTTGATGATATCGAACATGAAGAGTTCGAGAATTCCGAAAAGGATACCGAGGGTGAGGAAAACCCAGAATAGTTGTTTCAAAAGTCTCATAGTTGCCGCGCCTCCGCGGGTTTGACAGATTCAGCGCCGAGCGTATTCATGGCGTCGGTAAATTTTTTGGCGTCGTCTTCCGCAACCCGAAAGAAGACGGCGATCTTTCCATCGCTCACCTCGTCGACATATTCCAGCGGGCGATAATTCGGGAAGTAACTATCCAAAAAGACGCCGAGGAAGGTGGCAAGGAGCGCAAACAGCATGGTCATTTCGAAGGTCACAATTGCGCCAGGCGGAATCGGGGTAACGTACTGCCCGCCTACTTGAATGCCATAGAGATGGGGCGTTCCAAAATTGAGGAAGATGCCAAACAGAAAGCCCGCCGCCGCGCCGCCCATCGAAAGTTTCGATACGTTCGTCCATGGATGCGGGCGCCCCAAAATTTTATGCGCCACCGGCACGCCGGAAATCACATTGATGTTTTCATCGCCCACGCCCATCTCGTGCAATTTTTCGATGGCGCTCGCGGCGGGGTCTAGGTCTTCGAAGACAGCAAGTAAAGTTGCTTCAGACATGGTTCGCTCCGTTTATTCGAATTCGCTGATCGTTGGGAGTTTCGCCTTACCCACTTTGCGAAGCGAGTGAGTCATCTGCCCTTCTTGCACCTCCCAGACCGGGATCAAAGGGATGAGGCGGGAAACGATCATATAGAACAGGAGGAACATGGAGAATGTTCCAATGGTGAGGAAGATCTCGAGACGCGGTTCAAATAATTTCCACGTGAACGGCATACGGTTGATGGTGAGCATGACCGGAATGATCAAATAACGCTCCCAATACATGCCAACGTTGATCATCAGACCGATCAAGGCAAGCAACCAGGGGGTTTCACGCACTTTCTTACTCCACAGCAACAGCGGCGGAATGACGATGTTGAAAAACACGAACTGAATGAACATCCATGCCATGGGACCTTCTTCCAACCAGTGCAAAAGATCATCGGTTGCCTTGTCGCCGCCGTACCATTGCACGATATAGTCGTTGAAGAAGAAGTATGTGTAAGCGAAGGTGACCATCAGCATCAACTTGCCGAGCGCATCGAAGTGCTCTTTGCGGATGAAATAGTCCATGTGCTTCATGGTGGCGCGCATCACAAACAGCACCATCGCCACCGCGCCCATACCCGAATGCAAAGCGCCGAGCACGAAATACGGACCGAACACGCTGGAAGACCAGCCCGGGCGCATCGCCATGGCAAAGTCCCAAGACACGATGGTATGCACAGAGAACATCACAGGGATGATGGCAAAGGCGAAGAAGTTCATGGCGACCGTGAGATGCCGCCACTCGCCCTCTGTGCCGCGGAAACCGAGCGCGAGGATTTTGTAGAACGTCTTGCGCCAGCCGGTGGAACGATCGCGCGCCATGGCAAGATCAGGGATGAGCGGCAGGAACAGGTACATGGTACTGCCAAGAACATAGGTGGAAATGGCGAGCAAATCCCACATCAAGGGCGAGTGAAAGTTGGGCCACAACTGCCGCGCGTTCGGGATGGGAAACATCCAATACGAAAGCCACACACGACCCATGTGCATGAAGATGCTCGCGCCCGCCTGGATCAAGCCGAAGGTGGTCATTAGCTCGGCGGCGCGGGTAAACGGACGGCGGAACTCCGCCTTGAACACGCGCAGGATCGCGGAGATAAAGGTTCCCGCATGGCTAATACCGATCCAAAACACGGTGTTGACGAGGAAGATGCCCCAATAGGCTGGTCGCATCACCCCGCCAACATACAAGCCTTCATTGATCATATATCCCCAGGCAAAGAAGAAACAGGTAACAACCAGAAACGCCAGCACGCCCAACACTGCCCAGAACTTCCACGAGGTCGTGTGCATGGATTCCATCACCATCGCGTTCATCTCGCCGCGCGGCTTGGGATCGTACATCAAATACTGTTTCGGATCTTCTTCGTGGTGAGAGTCGTGCGCTTCATGCGCACCGGATAAATATTTGGAAGTAGCGGTCATGAGTTAACCTTCCTTGAGGTAGGTCACGCGCGGCAGGGTATTGAGTTCTTCGAGGTGCTTCACACCGCGTTCCTGATGAGCCAGCTGGCTGACCAGGCTCTCCGGGTGATCCACACGCCCAAAAGTGATCGCGCTTGCCGGGCAGGCTTGCGCGCAAGCGGTTGTGAACTCGCCGTCTTCAACCTCGCGCCCTTCAGACTTGGCTTTATCTTGAGCCTTGTGGATGCGTTGAATGCAGAACGTGCATTTTTCCATCACACCGCGGCGGCGGACGGTTACATCCGGGTTGAGTTGATTATGAAGCGGGAAGACGAGCGTCCCGTTCACCATATTTCCAAGTTCGGGAACGGTGTGGTAATCGCGCCAGTTAAACGAACGCACCTGATAGGGGCAGTTGTTGGCGCAATAGCGCGTGCCGACACAACGGTTATACACTTGCAAATTGAGGTCTTCCGCCGGGCTGTGGGG from Candidatus Defluviilinea gracilis carries:
- a CDS encoding cytochrome c; this translates as MRLLKQLFWVFLTLGILFGILELFMFDIIKIDWVSFMEIQPSYRAMEDPLPPPSQSVPIEGAIVIPGMGAPENPTIADDASLARGAELFAINCQMCHGADGAGSGPVAPFLIQFKPADLTSAIAQSKSDGSMFLTISNGVDGRMPALNENLTVSERWDVVNFLRTLQPAE
- a CDS encoding DUF3341 domain-containing protein, producing the protein MSEATLLAVFEDLDPAASAIEKLHEMGVGDENINVISGVPVAHKILGRPHPWTNVSKLSMGGAAAGFLFGIFLNFGTPHLYGIQVGGQYVTPIPPGAIVTFEMTMLFALLATFLGVFLDSYFPNYRPLEYVDEVSDGKIAVFFRVAEDDAKKFTDAMNTLGAESVKPAEARQL
- the nrfD gene encoding polysulfide reductase NrfD; amino-acid sequence: MTATSKYLSGAHEAHDSHHEEDPKQYLMYDPKPRGEMNAMVMESMHTTSWKFWAVLGVLAFLVVTCFFFAWGYMINEGLYVGGVMRPAYWGIFLVNTVFWIGISHAGTFISAILRVFKAEFRRPFTRAAELMTTFGLIQAGASIFMHMGRVWLSYWMFPIPNARQLWPNFHSPLMWDLLAISTYVLGSTMYLFLPLIPDLAMARDRSTGWRKTFYKILALGFRGTEGEWRHLTVAMNFFAFAIIPVMFSVHTIVSWDFAMAMRPGWSSSVFGPYFVLGALHSGMGAVAMVLFVMRATMKHMDYFIRKEHFDALGKLMLMVTFAYTYFFFNDYIVQWYGGDKATDDLLHWLEEGPMAWMFIQFVFFNIVIPPLLLWSKKVRETPWLLALIGLMINVGMYWERYLIIPVMLTINRMPFTWKLFEPRLEIFLTIGTFSMFLLFYMIVSRLIPLIPVWEVQEGQMTHSLRKVGKAKLPTISEFE
- a CDS encoding 4Fe-4S dicluster domain-containing protein; the protein is MTVDLNLVGAKGAIAEAAAGKWGMTIDQDICTGCQACVAACAMENNLAFVGEEDAGYGRTQHWIRIERFWDGEYPHVQATPFQPMLCQQCGHAPCEPVCPVFATPHSPAEDLNLQVYNRCVGTRYCANNCPYQVRSFNWRDYHTVPELGNMVNGTLVFPLHNQLNPDVTVRRRGVMEKCTFCIQRIHKAQDKAKSEGREVEDGEFTTACAQACPASAITFGRVDHPESLVSQLAHQERGVKHLEELNTLPRVTYLKEG